Proteins from a single region of Anaerolineae bacterium:
- a CDS encoding ABC transporter ATP-binding protein, whose protein sequence is MLAQETVKPQHVGQTLRRFGDYFKPYWWVLLALIALVLVNTWMQVVTPDLTGQVFDCYITPRLGGGAAAAALMGSGDSAVASNCWYTTPVSGQAAPEEAIAGMGQLVLLIAVLYIVSALLNGLVFYAMRWMGAYALRQMRVDVFRHIHRLSMNYFAKHEAGDLMSRITNDASAIEQAFSFALVNVFTSTVLIVWVVYTMLTKSVVYTLISLAIVPIMVVLTSYFSGQARKAFRRARQEMGSVNADLQESIAAVREVQAFSREDENIEQFRASNAANRDANIRAVAFTSALNPLLEALGYVSMALVVGVGGAVLLVGDGTLAGATISLGLIITFLQYVQRINQPVAQISVMWTNIQNAIAGGERIFSILDTVPDLTDKPDAIEMPPIKGLVEFDEVCAEYNPGEPVLERVSLRAEPGQMVAIVGPTGAGKTTIINLIPRFYDVCGGAVRIDGIDVRDVTSRSLREQIGIVLQDTFLFSTTVMENIRYGRPDATDDEVIAAAKLARAHDFIERLPDGYQTVLGERGAGLSQGQRQLLAIARAALSNPRILILDEATSSVDTRTERLIQQALAELMKGRTSFVIAHRLSTIRNADQVLVIADGRIVERGTHESLLAARGAYYELYMSQFRRQAELQQVVNSSGNGRTPAAVTPAPAAGS, encoded by the coding sequence ATGCTGGCCCAGGAAACGGTGAAACCGCAGCATGTCGGCCAGACGCTTCGGCGTTTTGGCGACTACTTCAAGCCATACTGGTGGGTGCTGCTGGCGCTCATCGCCCTGGTGCTGGTCAATACCTGGATGCAGGTGGTGACGCCGGACCTGACCGGCCAGGTCTTTGACTGCTACATCACGCCGCGACTGGGCGGCGGAGCGGCAGCCGCGGCCCTGATGGGCAGCGGAGACTCGGCTGTAGCCTCCAACTGCTGGTATACCACCCCGGTCAGCGGGCAAGCCGCGCCGGAAGAGGCGATCGCCGGGATGGGGCAGCTGGTGCTGCTCATCGCCGTGCTGTATATCGTCTCGGCGCTCCTCAACGGTCTGGTGTTTTATGCGATGCGCTGGATGGGCGCCTACGCCCTGCGCCAGATGCGCGTTGACGTCTTCCGGCACATTCACCGCCTGTCGATGAACTACTTTGCCAAGCACGAAGCCGGAGATCTGATGAGCCGGATCACCAACGACGCTTCGGCCATTGAGCAGGCGTTTAGCTTCGCCCTGGTCAATGTCTTCACCAGCACCGTGCTCATCGTCTGGGTGGTGTACACCATGCTGACCAAGAGCGTGGTCTACACGCTGATCAGCCTGGCGATCGTGCCGATCATGGTCGTGTTGACCTCCTATTTCTCCGGGCAGGCGCGCAAAGCGTTCCGCCGCGCCCGCCAGGAGATGGGGTCCGTTAACGCCGACCTGCAGGAAAGCATCGCCGCTGTGCGCGAGGTGCAGGCTTTTAGCCGCGAAGACGAGAACATCGAACAATTCCGCGCCTCCAACGCCGCCAACCGCGACGCCAACATCCGCGCGGTAGCCTTCACCAGCGCCCTAAACCCGTTGCTGGAGGCACTGGGGTATGTCTCTATGGCGCTGGTGGTGGGCGTCGGCGGGGCAGTGTTGCTGGTCGGGGATGGCACACTGGCTGGGGCGACGATCTCGCTTGGTCTGATCATCACCTTCCTGCAGTATGTGCAGCGGATCAACCAGCCGGTCGCGCAGATCTCCGTCATGTGGACCAACATCCAGAACGCGATCGCCGGCGGGGAGCGCATCTTCAGCATCCTGGATACTGTGCCGGACCTGACCGACAAGCCCGATGCCATCGAGATGCCGCCGATCAAGGGCCTGGTCGAATTCGACGAGGTTTGTGCGGAATACAACCCCGGCGAACCGGTGCTGGAGCGGGTGAGCCTGCGGGCGGAACCCGGCCAGATGGTGGCTATCGTCGGGCCGACTGGTGCGGGCAAAACTACGATCATCAACCTGATCCCGCGTTTCTATGATGTATGCGGCGGGGCGGTACGGATCGATGGCATTGACGTGCGCGATGTGACCAGTCGCAGCCTGCGCGAGCAGATCGGCATCGTCCTGCAGGATACCTTCCTGTTCAGCACGACAGTCATGGAAAACATCCGCTATGGACGGCCTGACGCCACGGATGACGAGGTGATCGCCGCGGCCAAACTGGCCCGTGCTCACGACTTCATTGAGCGCCTGCCGGATGGCTACCAGACCGTGCTGGGCGAGCGTGGCGCAGGTCTTTCCCAGGGGCAGCGCCAGTTGCTGGCGATCGCCCGCGCTGCCCTGAGCAACCCGCGCATCCTGATTCTGGACGAAGCGACCAGCAGCGTGGACACGCGCACCGAGCGTCTGATCCAGCAGGCACTGGCCGAGTTGATGAAGGGCCGCACCAGCTTTGTGATTGCCCACCGCCTGAGCACGATTCGCAACGCCGATCAGGTGCTGGTCATAGCGGATGGGCGGATCGTCGAGCGTGGCACACATGAGAGCCTGCTGGCTGCCAGGGGCGCCTACTACGAGTTGTACATGAGCCAGTTCCGACGGCAGGCAGAGCTTCAGCAGGTGGTAAATAGTTCCGGCAATGGCAGGACTCCGGCGGCGGTCACCCCCGCCCCGGCGGCGGGGAGCTGA
- a CDS encoding ABC transporter ATP-binding protein — MRGDSTGAARPPSSFPQLMRGIRYIGRFRQMALVAYGSLVVATLAQLAIPQLIQNIMDAITSGYVAHRVLELPLLARGLAATAMGTTLDQLQRDADTAFSALLGALAAIIAFAVARATFSFLRGYFAEKLSQYLAYDFRNELYEKIQRLSFSYHDRNQTGQLMVRATDDVERLRLFIGQGLTMLLESILLLVATLLILLTTNWQITLVVLPTLPIALVLFLVFGMLAQPLFGELQKRLSALNTVLQENLAGLKLVKAFVQEPKEQARFESAVDSHLQQALKVARVFSFLFPVVFLVASLGQVAVLYFGGQQIVYGTLTIGEWQKFSLYLMYVFFPLGQLGMIVSLMSQAAASAQRVFDILDAENEVTDRPGAVEMPPIKGRVAFEHVTFRYFKSGEPVLNDVSFVAEPGQTVALLGATGSGKTTIINLIPRFYDVSEGRITIDGQDIRDVTIASLRRQIGIVLQEATLFSGTIRENIAFGRPNASQEEIEAAARAAAAHDFIMEFPQGYDTLVGERGSTLSGGQKQRIAIARALLMDPRILILDDSTSSVDVTTEYYIQQALKGLMQGRTSFVIAQRISTVVNADQILVLDKGRIVAAGKHEDLLESSELYAEIYTSQLVEDTTLADDDESAVLTAGQEVA; from the coding sequence ATGCGCGGAGACTCGACCGGGGCCGCCCGCCCGCCGAGTAGCTTCCCCCAGTTAATGCGCGGGATACGCTACATCGGGCGGTTCCGGCAGATGGCGCTGGTGGCCTACGGTAGTCTGGTGGTGGCTACGCTGGCGCAACTGGCCATCCCGCAACTGATCCAGAACATCATGGATGCCATCACCAGCGGGTATGTGGCCCACCGCGTGCTGGAGTTGCCGCTGCTGGCACGGGGGCTGGCCGCGACTGCAATGGGCACCACCCTCGATCAGTTGCAGAGAGACGCCGACACCGCCTTTTCGGCATTGCTGGGAGCGCTGGCGGCAATCATCGCTTTTGCGGTAGCACGGGCGACGTTCTCCTTCCTGCGCGGCTACTTTGCGGAAAAACTCTCCCAGTACCTGGCCTATGATTTCCGCAACGAACTCTATGAGAAGATCCAGCGCCTGTCGTTCAGCTACCACGACCGCAACCAGACCGGCCAGTTGATGGTGCGCGCCACCGATGACGTGGAACGGCTGCGCCTGTTCATCGGCCAGGGGCTAACGATGCTCCTGGAATCCATTCTCTTGCTGGTAGCCACGTTGCTCATCCTGCTGACCACCAACTGGCAGATCACGCTGGTCGTGTTACCCACGCTGCCGATTGCGCTGGTGCTATTCCTGGTCTTTGGCATGCTGGCTCAGCCGTTATTCGGCGAACTGCAAAAGCGCCTTTCCGCGCTGAATACCGTCCTCCAGGAGAATCTGGCCGGGCTGAAGCTGGTCAAAGCCTTCGTGCAGGAGCCAAAGGAACAGGCTCGCTTCGAGTCGGCGGTCGATTCCCACCTGCAACAGGCGCTCAAGGTGGCCCGCGTGTTTTCTTTCCTGTTCCCGGTGGTTTTTCTGGTCGCCAGCCTGGGCCAGGTCGCCGTACTGTACTTTGGCGGGCAGCAGATTGTGTACGGCACGCTGACAATCGGCGAGTGGCAGAAGTTCAGCCTGTACCTGATGTATGTGTTCTTCCCGCTCGGCCAGCTGGGCATGATTGTCTCGCTGATGTCCCAGGCGGCAGCTTCCGCCCAGCGCGTGTTCGACATCCTGGACGCTGAGAACGAGGTAACTGACCGGCCTGGCGCCGTGGAAATGCCACCGATCAAGGGGCGGGTAGCCTTTGAACACGTCACTTTCCGCTACTTCAAAAGCGGGGAGCCGGTGCTGAATGATGTGAGTTTTGTGGCGGAGCCGGGCCAGACAGTGGCCCTGCTGGGCGCAACCGGCAGCGGCAAGACCACAATCATCAACCTGATCCCGCGCTTTTACGATGTCTCTGAAGGCCGGATCACCATCGACGGGCAGGATATCCGCGATGTGACCATCGCCAGCCTGCGCCGCCAGATCGGCATTGTTCTGCAGGAGGCCACGCTCTTCAGCGGCACCATCCGCGAGAACATCGCCTTCGGGCGGCCCAATGCCTCCCAGGAAGAGATCGAGGCGGCGGCGCGTGCTGCAGCAGCCCATGACTTTATCATGGAATTCCCGCAGGGCTATGACACGCTGGTTGGCGAACGCGGCTCCACGCTCAGCGGCGGCCAGAAGCAACGCATTGCCATCGCCCGCGCCCTGCTGATGGACCCGCGCATCCTGATTCTGGATGACTCAACGAGTAGCGTCGATGTGACCACCGAGTATTACATCCAGCAGGCGCTCAAAGGCCTGATGCAGGGACGCACAAGCTTCGTGATTGCCCAACGCATCAGCACCGTGGTCAACGCCGATCAGATTCTGGTACTGGACAAGGGCCGGATCGTGGCGGCAGGCAAGCATGAGGACCTGCTGGAAAGCAGCGAACTTTACGCGGAGATCTACACCTCGCAACTGGTGGAAGATACCACGCTGGCAGATGACGACGAATCGGCGGTTCTGACTGCCGGTCAGGAGGTGGCGTAA
- a CDS encoding winged helix-turn-helix transcriptional regulator, with product MRRPPPPPFAVDSITYQLFHTVRMLGRAVESRTQAAGLNRSRGMVLGHLAHHTEGVTAAELRRCLGVTAASMSRLLSDMERDGLLQRTPHPVDARAMLIHLTDEGQAMMRIFPAIMAEIEQIAFAGFSAQERDQLRALLERLRANLGEAVDQTEVDATHDTETEDLG from the coding sequence ATGCGTAGACCGCCTCCGCCGCCGTTTGCGGTGGATAGCATCACCTATCAGCTGTTTCACACGGTGCGCATGCTGGGTCGGGCCGTTGAAAGCCGCACCCAGGCCGCCGGTCTCAACCGGTCGCGGGGGATGGTTCTGGGGCACCTGGCCCACCATACTGAGGGCGTCACAGCTGCCGAGTTGCGCCGCTGCCTGGGTGTGACGGCAGCCAGCATGAGCCGCCTGTTAAGTGATATGGAGCGCGACGGCCTGCTGCAGCGCACACCACACCCTGTTGATGCACGGGCGATGCTCATCCACCTGACGGACGAGGGGCAGGCCATGATGCGGATTTTCCCGGCAATCATGGCGGAGATCGAACAGATTGCCTTTGCCGGGTTTAGCGCCCAGGAGCGCGATCAGTTGCGCGCCCTGCTGGAGCGCCTCCGCGCCAACCTGGGCGAGGCGGTGGATCAGACAGAAGTGGACGCAACACACGACACGGAGACGGAAGACCTTGGCTGA